ATCTGTTCGTTTATATGCTTGATTCTTGGTTAAAGTTTTGTGATCCTTGATACATTTCATTTCATAGATACAGAACATGAGTTTGCGGCAAATGAGAAAGACCGGGGCTTTACATCATTCATTCTTCTAAGTGAGCTTTGTGATCATGATAAAGGGTATCTTGTCAATGATTTCTGTGTTGTTGAAGTCGAAGTTTCAGTTCGTAATGGCATTAAGATTTTAGAAGACCAAGAAACTGGGGAGCTTATCGATTTTAGGGGCTTAGGACGAGTAGAGAAAACTTTTGTTCCATTTCTAGAGGAAGTTTGTTCGTCGTATCCTTCCTTGCTAGAGTGCCATAAGAAGAGAAGTCGTACGTTTATTCAATGTGCATTCACAGCTTTGGGCCGACTCTTGTGTTTTCTGAAGACTACAAAGGCCAAGGATATGACCCGTGATGCTTGTAAACGCCTTCAACTGTTATGGGAGGAGCTTGAGACCTTCAAATTTGACTTGGTTTGGCTGGAGCCTCATGTTCAATCGGTTTTGGTCATGAAGAGAGGGGCAGGAAGAGTTGATAGACTGAGAGAAGATGTGGaaattttggagaatgaaataaaGAGGCGAAGGGATGTCCTCGCTGCTGCAGAAGTTGATCTTGAGGCAGCGAAAAGAGACTTGGCAAAGGCAGAAGAAGAGTTCAAGATAGATATGGATACTGAGCTAGGCTATCCATTACCTTAATTTACTGTACAAGTTTCTCTTGGGTGCATATTTTTGTCTCTTTGACGAAGATATCCAGTGTTACATATAATATGTACTAGTAAAACTTGGGCGgttatgaatttttaaaatttatatttgcaactccttttgattttgtccatatttttttttcgattCTATGAATCATTGAGACTTAGCGGGTGAGACGTGCTGGGCAGCAGAGGACAGTTtgaatgcccacccctactatATCCAACATGAGAGATAAGACCTTAAGTATAGTGCATACTATGAGTGAGAGTCCCCTAAattaggcctcatcatttggcccgcaGGCTCATGGGTCGATGGGGACCCGTTCGGTCCATCGAAAAAAAGTCTAGCCTGGTccgttatgggctttgagatggcccAGCCCGCCTCGGGCCGAGCTAGGTTTGGGTTTGGGTGTCTAAAGCTCGGCCCAGCCCATAGGCCCGGCCTgattaagcccaagaaagcccgACACGGCCTGCCCACAAAGCCCCACCCGTTaggcccgcatacatatataattatgtataaataagagtttaggttttgggattatatcacttaaatcacatatataatttgtttcattttatttacttttctttactcattcctagtttataattggatgattagcacattaatttgtgtcatttattaattcaacaattatatatatatatatatatatatatataactaagCTAGGATTCAAAGCAGCAATTCTTTTAAGTTTAAGAGATGCTAGATTTAACGATTTCCAGGATGGAGTTTTAGGAATCACTGAGTCAAGCTTATGCCATGGTACAGTTACAATTAGTTTCGATAGGCCAGTTAAATCGACAGTCCAACTAGAACAACTGCCAACCCCTAGTCAATCTTTTAAAATCCCTGCTAGACATTCAGTCATTCTAAACAGTTATCTTAGAGTTATCTGTCCCCCAAGGTTTACTCTCTCAAAAGAACACGGTAAGACTTATAGCTGAACAGTAAGTCTCGCGGTAGAGGCCTGAGAGGTGCGGCACgagtgtgagagagagaatgccTTAGGTTCCAGGTAATTATGAGTTAACTTTAGGAATTCCTATAGTTCTTCTACCTTTTGAAAACTTTGCGTCAAATACTTGTACGAATGAGTCGTTTTCTTAGAACCAATTCAGTAAGgtttaataaaaagaaagaagtcaACCTTCAGGATCTCCAGTTAGAAGTCAAAACagtaaaaaaggaaatattaaGCCTAAAACAGGTTagtcaaaaattacaaactgagaattatgaaattaaacaAGATTTAATTAAACTCCTTGAGTCTAGAGCAGAATCTAGTAATCCCTTTAGTAAACCTAGTTTCGAGTCAGAACCCGAGTCTTCTGATAGTAACCAAAGCAACAAGgttatcaaattaattaagcaaattaATTTCAGGAAATGGTATTCCCGAGttagtatttttattaatgaatttGAGTTAAATACAATTGCCTTATTTGATTCAGGAGCCAATTTAAATTGTATTCAAGAAGGTCTAGTTCCAACCCAGTTTTACAAAAAGTCAGAAGAAATTTTAGGCACAGCATCCAGTAAAgctttaaaattaaattatgaattacCCAAAGCCCATGtatgccaaaacaaaatatgctTTAAAatgtcttttgttttaattcaaaatatcaCAGATGAAGTTATTTTAGGATTACCCTTTATCTCGTTACTTTACCCTTTCCAAGTAGAATATGATGGAGTTACA
The Prunus dulcis chromosome 2, ALMONDv2, whole genome shotgun sequence DNA segment above includes these coding regions:
- the LOC117619012 gene encoding MATH domain and coiled-coil domain-containing protein At3g58250-like isoform X1, which encodes MKTLCLTTESSVGRMEEEEEEDLVSGTFTWRIDNFSTLNKQKHYSDVFVVGGYKWRILIFPKGNNVDFLSVYLDFADASTLPSGSTRYAKFRLTLVNQVDSKKSITKDTEHEFAANEKDRGFTSFILLSELCDHDKGYLVNDFCVVEVEVSVRNGIKILEDQETGELIDFRGLGRVEKTFVPFLEEVCSSYPSLLECHKKRSRTFIQCAFTALGRLLCFLKTTKAKDMTRDACKRLQLLWEELETFKFDLVWLEPHVQSVLVMKRGAGRVDRLREDVEILENEIKRRRDVLAAAEVDLEAAKRDLAKAEEEFKIDMDTELGYPLP
- the LOC117619012 gene encoding MATH domain and coiled-coil domain-containing protein At3g58250-like isoform X2, which gives rise to MKTLCLTTESSVGRMEEEEEEDLVSGTFTWRIDNFSTLNKQKHYSDVFVVGGYKWRILIFPKGNNVDFLSVYLDFADASTLPSGSTRYAKFRLTLVNQVDSKKSITKEHEFAANEKDRGFTSFILLSELCDHDKGYLVNDFCVVEVEVSVRNGIKILEDQETGELIDFRGLGRVEKTFVPFLEEVCSSYPSLLECHKKRSRTFIQCAFTALGRLLCFLKTTKAKDMTRDACKRLQLLWEELETFKFDLVWLEPHVQSVLVMKRGAGRVDRLREDVEILENEIKRRRDVLAAAEVDLEAAKRDLAKAEEEFKIDMDTELGYPLP